The following coding sequences lie in one Klebsiella huaxiensis genomic window:
- the ilvI gene encoding acetolactate synthase 3 large subunit: protein MEMLSGAEMVVQSLVDQGVKQVFGYPGGAVLDIYDALHTLGGIDHILVRHEQAAVHMADGLARATGEVGVVLVTSGPGATNAITGIATAYMDSIPLVILSGQVATSLIGYDAFQECDMVGISRPVVKHSFLVKQTEDIPGVLKKAFWLAASGRPGPVVVDLPKDILNPAKKLPYTWPETVSMRSYNPTTTGHKGQIKRALQTLITAKKPVVYVGGGAINAKCEPQLYTLVEKLKLPVVSSLMGLGAFPASHQQALGMLGMHGTYEANMTMHNSDVIFAVGVRFDDRTTNNLAKYCPNATVLHIDIDPTSISKTVPADVPIVGDARLVLEQMLELLEHEESLQPLDEIRDWWQQIEQWRARHCLQYDTQSGKIKPQAVIETIWRLTNGDAYVTSDVGQHQMFAALYYPFDKPRRWINSGGLGTMGFGLPAALGVKMALPEETVVCVTGDGSIQMNIQELSTALQYDLPVLVLNLNNRYLGMVKQWQDMLYSGRHSQSYMESLPDFARVAEAYGHVGIRISDPQELEAKLTEALEQVRNNRLVFVDVTVDGSEHVYPMQIRGGGMDEMWLSKTERT from the coding sequence ATGGAGATGTTGTCAGGAGCCGAGATGGTCGTCCAGTCGCTAGTCGATCAGGGCGTCAAGCAAGTGTTCGGTTATCCCGGGGGCGCAGTCCTCGATATCTACGATGCGTTACATACCCTTGGTGGTATCGATCATATTCTGGTTCGCCATGAACAAGCCGCTGTTCATATGGCTGATGGCCTGGCCCGTGCGACAGGCGAAGTCGGTGTAGTGCTGGTGACGTCGGGGCCAGGAGCCACGAACGCGATTACCGGCATTGCGACGGCCTACATGGATTCTATTCCGCTGGTGATTCTCTCCGGACAGGTTGCGACCTCTTTAATTGGTTACGATGCTTTTCAGGAGTGCGATATGGTGGGGATTTCCCGACCGGTGGTGAAGCACAGCTTCCTGGTTAAGCAAACCGAAGATATCCCAGGCGTCCTAAAAAAAGCCTTTTGGCTGGCGGCGAGTGGACGTCCTGGTCCGGTGGTGGTTGATTTGCCGAAGGATATTTTGAACCCGGCGAAAAAGCTGCCCTACACCTGGCCAGAGACGGTCAGCATGCGCTCCTATAACCCGACGACAACGGGCCATAAAGGGCAAATTAAGCGTGCGCTGCAAACGCTGATTACGGCAAAAAAACCGGTCGTTTATGTTGGCGGTGGGGCGATAAATGCGAAATGTGAACCACAGCTATATACCCTGGTTGAGAAACTGAAGCTGCCCGTCGTTTCTTCGCTGATGGGGCTGGGCGCTTTTCCTGCATCGCATCAGCAGGCATTGGGGATGTTAGGTATGCATGGCACCTATGAGGCCAACATGACTATGCATAACTCTGATGTGATTTTCGCTGTTGGTGTGCGCTTCGACGATCGTACGACGAACAATCTGGCAAAGTACTGTCCGAATGCGACGGTGTTGCACATTGATATTGATCCCACTTCGATTTCAAAGACCGTTCCCGCCGATGTTCCTATCGTTGGTGATGCGCGTCTGGTGCTGGAACAAATGCTGGAGCTACTCGAACACGAGGAGTCTCTGCAGCCGTTAGATGAAATTCGCGACTGGTGGCAGCAGATTGAACAGTGGCGTGCGCGTCATTGTCTGCAATACGACACCCAAAGCGGCAAAATCAAACCGCAGGCGGTTATCGAGACTATCTGGCGTCTGACTAACGGCGATGCGTACGTGACGTCTGATGTTGGCCAGCACCAAATGTTTGCAGCACTCTATTATCCTTTCGACAAACCAAGGCGTTGGATTAATTCCGGCGGGCTGGGGACCATGGGATTCGGCTTACCCGCGGCACTTGGTGTGAAGATGGCGCTACCGGAGGAAACGGTTGTCTGTGTGACGGGTGATGGCAGTATTCAGATGAATATTCAGGAGCTGTCTACCGCGTTGCAATACGATCTTCCTGTATTGGTACTGAATCTGAACAATCGTTATCTCGGGATGGTTAAGCAGTGGCAAGATATGCTTTATTCTGGCCGTCATTCACAATCTTATATGGAATCGCTACCCGATTTTGCCCGCGTAGCGGAAGCCTATGGTCATGTCGGGATTCGTATTAGCGACCCACAGGAGCTGGAAGCGAAGCTGACTGAAGCTCTGGAGCAAGTACGTAACAATCGCCTGGTTTTTGTCGATGTGACGGTTGACGGCAGTGAGCATGTATACCCTATGCAGATTCGCGGCGGTGGTATGGACGAGATGTGGCTGAGCAAAACGGAGAGGACCTGA
- the leuO gene encoding transcriptional regulator LeuO, producing MTVELDMLIEGTEYKAAPGAEITKPQLRMVDLNLLTVFDAVMQEQNITRAAHSLGMSQPAVSNAVSRLKVMFNDELFVRYGRGIQPTARAFQLFGSVRQALQLVQNELPGSGFEPLSSERVFNLCVCSPLDNYLTSVIFNKVGEIAPNIHLVFKSALNQNTEHQLRYQEIEFVVGYEEFRRPEFACVPLFKDEMVLVASRKHPRISGPLMETDIYQEEHAVVALDRYASFSQPWYDSADKQSRIAYQGNAMVSVLNVVSQTNMVAIAPRWLATEFADKLDLQILPLPLKVNSRTCYLSWHEAAGRDKGHQWMEELLTSICQR from the coding sequence GTGACAGTGGAGTTAGATATGTTAATTGAAGGTACTGAATATAAAGCTGCCCCAGGGGCAGAGATCACTAAACCTCAACTGCGTATGGTTGATCTCAATCTACTTACCGTTTTTGATGCGGTGATGCAGGAACAAAACATCACCCGTGCGGCCCATTCTTTGGGAATGTCCCAACCAGCGGTCAGTAATGCGGTATCACGTTTAAAAGTGATGTTTAATGATGAGCTGTTTGTTCGCTACGGACGCGGCATCCAGCCTACAGCACGTGCTTTCCAGCTATTTGGCTCAGTACGTCAAGCACTGCAGTTAGTACAAAATGAATTACCAGGCTCTGGCTTTGAGCCGCTCAGTAGTGAACGTGTTTTCAATCTGTGTGTCTGTAGCCCGTTAGATAACTATTTGACTTCCGTTATCTTTAATAAAGTTGGCGAAATTGCGCCGAACATTCATTTGGTTTTTAAATCAGCATTGAATCAAAACACTGAGCATCAATTGCGTTATCAGGAAATTGAATTCGTTGTTGGTTATGAAGAGTTTCGTCGTCCTGAGTTTGCTTGTGTTCCATTATTTAAAGATGAAATGGTGCTGGTTGCCAGTCGGAAGCATCCGCGTATTTCCGGGCCGTTAATGGAAACGGATATTTATCAGGAAGAACATGCGGTGGTTGCTCTCGACCGCTACGCATCATTTAGCCAGCCATGGTATGACTCTGCAGATAAACAATCTCGCATAGCGTATCAGGGAAATGCGATGGTCAGCGTATTAAATGTTGTTTCGCAGACCAACATGGTTGCAATTGCACCACGCTGGCTGGCGACTGAGTTTGCCGATAAGCTGGATCTACAAATATTACCTTTGCCGCTGAAAGTGAATAGCCGCACCTGCTATCTCTCCTGGCACGAAGCGGCGGGGCGCGATAAAGGTCATCAGTGGATGGAAGAATTACTGACGAGTATTTGCCAGCGCTAA
- the leuC gene encoding 3-isopropylmalate dehydratase large subunit yields MAKTLYEKLFDAHVVYEAQNETPLLYIDRHLVHEVTSPQAFDGLRAHNRPVRQPGKTFATMDHNVSTQTKDINASGEMARIQMQELIKNCKEFGVELYDLNHPYQGIVHVMGPEQGVTLPGMTIVCGDSHTATHGAFGALAFGIGTSEVEHVLATQTLKQGRAKTMKIEVKGKAAPGITAKDIVLAIIGKTGSAGGTGHVVEFCGEAIRDLSMEGRMTLCNMAIELGAKAGLVAPDQTTFDYVKGRLHAPKGQDFDDAVAYWKTLTTDDGATFDSVVTLQAEEIAPQVTWGTNPGQVISVTDIIPDPTSFTDPVERASAEKALAYMGLKSGVPLTEVAIDKVFIGSCTNSRIEDLRAAAEIAKGRKVAPGVQALVVPGSGPVKAQAEAEGLDKIFIEAGFEWRLPGCSMCLAMNNDRLNPGERCASTSNRNFEGRQGRGGRTHLVSPAMAAAAAVTGHFADIRSLK; encoded by the coding sequence ATGGCGAAGACGTTATACGAAAAATTGTTTGATGCTCATGTCGTTTATGAAGCGCAAAACGAAACCCCGCTGTTGTACATCGACCGTCATCTGGTCCATGAGGTTACCTCGCCGCAAGCATTTGATGGCCTGCGCGCCCACAACCGCCCGGTACGCCAGCCGGGTAAAACCTTCGCCACCATGGATCACAACGTTTCAACGCAAACCAAAGACATTAATGCGTCCGGTGAAATGGCGCGTATCCAGATGCAGGAACTGATTAAAAACTGCAAAGAGTTTGGCGTTGAACTGTATGACCTGAACCACCCTTACCAGGGCATCGTCCACGTGATGGGGCCGGAACAGGGCGTTACCCTGCCGGGTATGACTATCGTCTGTGGCGATTCCCACACGGCGACTCATGGTGCATTCGGTGCGTTGGCCTTCGGTATCGGCACCTCAGAAGTTGAGCACGTGCTGGCGACCCAGACCCTCAAGCAGGGTCGTGCTAAAACCATGAAAATTGAAGTCAAGGGTAAAGCGGCTCCAGGCATCACGGCAAAAGATATCGTACTGGCGATTATTGGTAAAACCGGCAGCGCTGGCGGTACCGGGCACGTTGTCGAATTCTGCGGCGAAGCTATTCGTGATTTAAGCATGGAAGGTCGTATGACCCTGTGCAATATGGCCATTGAACTGGGTGCCAAAGCGGGCCTGGTAGCGCCTGACCAAACGACTTTTGACTATGTGAAAGGCCGTCTGCACGCGCCGAAAGGTCAGGATTTTGACGATGCTGTCGCATACTGGAAGACCCTGACTACCGACGATGGCGCGACTTTTGATAGCGTTGTCACTCTGCAAGCAGAAGAGATTGCCCCGCAGGTCACCTGGGGAACTAACCCAGGCCAGGTTATCTCCGTCACCGACATCATCCCGGACCCGACATCATTCACCGATCCGGTAGAACGTGCGAGTGCTGAAAAAGCGCTGGCGTATATGGGCCTGAAGTCTGGCGTGCCGTTAACTGAAGTAGCGATTGATAAAGTCTTTATCGGCTCTTGCACCAACTCTCGCATCGAAGACTTACGTGCCGCAGCGGAAATCGCTAAAGGCCGCAAAGTGGCGCCAGGCGTTCAGGCGCTGGTTGTACCAGGCTCCGGTCCGGTGAAAGCGCAAGCTGAAGCAGAAGGTCTGGATAAAATATTTATTGAAGCCGGTTTTGAATGGCGTCTGCCGGGTTGTTCCATGTGCCTGGCAATGAACAACGATCGCCTGAACCCGGGTGAGCGCTGTGCATCTACCAGCAACCGTAACTTTGAAGGCCGTCAGGGCCGCGGCGGACGCACCCATTTGGTCAGCCCGGCAATGGCCGCAGCGGCAGCCGTTACCGGCCATTTCGCCGACATCCGTAGCTTGAAATAA
- the leuB gene encoding 3-isopropylmalate dehydrogenase produces MSKNYHIAVLPGDGIGPEVMNQAMKVLEAVRNRFDMRITTSQHDVGGIAIDRQGTPLPQTTVEGCEQADAILFGSVGGPKWEHLPPAEQPERGALLPLRKHFKLFSNLRPAKLYQGLEEFCPLRADIAANGFDILCVRELTGGIYFGQPKGREGSGQHEKAFDTEVYHRFEIERIAHIAFESARKRRHKVTSIDKANVLQSSILWREIVSEISKQYPDVELAHMYIDNATMQLIKDPSQFDVLLCSNLFGDILSDECAMITGSMGMLPSASLNEQGFGLYEPAGGSAPDIAGKNIANPIAQILSLALLLRYSLDADNAATAIENAINRALEEGVRTGDLARGAAAVGTDEMGDIIARYVAEGV; encoded by the coding sequence ATGTCGAAGAATTACCATATTGCTGTTTTGCCAGGTGATGGTATTGGCCCGGAAGTCATGAACCAGGCGATGAAAGTACTGGAAGCTGTTCGCAACCGTTTTGATATGCGCATTACCACCAGTCAACATGACGTCGGCGGCATCGCCATCGACCGTCAGGGCACTCCGTTACCACAGACGACCGTAGAAGGCTGCGAGCAGGCTGATGCGATTTTATTTGGTTCCGTTGGTGGCCCGAAATGGGAACACCTGCCGCCTGCAGAGCAGCCGGAGCGCGGCGCGCTGCTGCCGCTGCGTAAACACTTCAAATTATTCAGCAACCTGCGTCCAGCCAAGCTGTACCAGGGTCTGGAAGAGTTCTGCCCGCTGCGTGCGGATATCGCCGCCAACGGTTTCGATATTCTGTGCGTTCGTGAACTGACCGGCGGCATCTACTTCGGCCAACCAAAAGGTCGTGAAGGCAGTGGTCAGCACGAGAAAGCGTTTGATACCGAGGTGTATCACCGTTTTGAGATTGAGCGTATCGCTCACATTGCGTTTGAATCTGCCCGCAAGCGTCGTCACAAAGTCACTTCTATTGATAAAGCCAACGTGCTGCAGTCTTCTATTTTGTGGCGCGAAATCGTGAGTGAAATTAGCAAGCAGTATCCCGACGTTGAACTGGCGCATATGTACATCGACAACGCCACCATGCAACTGATTAAAGATCCGTCTCAGTTCGACGTTCTGCTGTGTTCCAACTTGTTTGGAGACATCTTGTCTGATGAGTGCGCCATGATCACGGGTTCTATGGGCATGCTGCCATCCGCCAGCCTCAACGAGCAAGGTTTCGGCCTGTACGAACCAGCCGGCGGCTCCGCTCCGGATATCGCAGGCAAAAACATCGCTAACCCGATCGCGCAGATCCTGTCGCTGGCGCTGCTGCTGCGCTACAGCCTGGATGCCGATAACGCGGCAACGGCAATTGAGAATGCGATCAACCGAGCATTAGAAGAAGGCGTGCGTACCGGTGATTTAGCTCGCGGTGCGGCAGCGGTCGGTACCGATGAAATGGGCGATATCATTGCCCGCTATGTCGCTGAAGGGGTGTAA
- the leuL gene encoding leu operon leader peptide: MICTTRFLSLLLLNASILRGRLLGDVHR, encoded by the coding sequence ATGATTTGCACCACTCGCTTCCTCAGCCTACTACTACTAAACGCATCCATTTTGCGCGGTAGGCTGTTGGGCGACGTTCATCGTTAA
- the leuD gene encoding 3-isopropylmalate dehydratase small subunit, translating to MAEKFTQHTGLVVPLDAANVDTDAIIPKQFLQKVTRTGFGAHLFNDWRFLDDKGKQPNPEFVLNFPEYKGASILLARENFGCGSSREHAPWALTDYGFKVVIAPSFADIFYGNSFNNQLLPVTLSDEQVDEMFKLVQAQPGIKFEVDLQAEVVKAGDKSYSFKIDAFRRHCMLNGLDSIGLTLQHEDAISTYENKQPTFMN from the coding sequence ATGGCAGAGAAATTTACCCAACATACCGGCCTGGTGGTTCCGCTGGATGCTGCGAACGTGGACACCGATGCAATCATTCCAAAGCAGTTTCTGCAGAAAGTGACGCGTACCGGCTTTGGCGCACATCTGTTTAACGACTGGCGCTTCCTGGATGACAAAGGCAAGCAGCCTAATCCTGAATTTGTGCTGAACTTCCCTGAGTACAAAGGCGCGTCTATCCTGCTGGCGCGTGAAAACTTCGGCTGCGGCTCCTCACGCGAGCACGCGCCGTGGGCGTTGACCGACTATGGTTTTAAAGTCGTTATCGCCCCAAGCTTTGCCGATATCTTCTATGGCAACAGTTTCAACAACCAGTTGCTGCCGGTCACCCTGAGCGACGAACAGGTCGATGAAATGTTTAAGCTGGTTCAGGCGCAGCCAGGCATTAAATTTGAAGTTGATCTGCAAGCTGAAGTGGTTAAAGCGGGCGATAAATCCTACAGCTTTAAAATTGATGCTTTCCGCCGTCACTGTATGCTCAATGGCCTGGACAGCATCGGCTTGACCCTGCAGCATGAAGATGCAATCTCTACCTACGAGAATAAACAACCCACCTTTATGAATTAA
- the cra gene encoding catabolite repressor/activator produces MKLDEIARLAGVSRTTASYVINGKAKQYRVSDKTVEKVMAVVREHNYHPNAVAAGLRAGRTRSIGLVIPDLENTSYTRIANYLERQARQRGYQLLIACSEDQPDNEMRCIEHLLQRQVDAIIVSTSLPPEHPFYQRWANDSFPIVALDRALDREHFTSVVGADQDDAEMLGAELRKFPAETVLYLGALPELSVSFLREQGFRTAWKDDPREVNYLYANSYEREAAAQLFEKWLETHPMPQALFTTSFPLLQGVMDVTLRREGKLPSELAIATFGDNELLDFLQCPVLAVAQRHRDVAERVLEIVLASLDEPRKPKPGLSRIRRNLYRRGSLNRR; encoded by the coding sequence GTGAAACTGGATGAAATCGCCCGGCTGGCCGGTGTCTCGCGAACCACCGCTAGCTATGTGATTAACGGTAAAGCGAAGCAGTATCGCGTTAGCGATAAGACTGTTGAAAAGGTGATGGCGGTTGTTCGTGAGCACAATTATCACCCGAATGCGGTCGCTGCGGGCTTGCGTGCAGGACGCACGCGTTCCATTGGTCTGGTCATTCCAGATCTGGAAAATACCAGCTATACGCGCATCGCTAATTACCTGGAGCGTCAGGCGCGTCAGCGCGGCTATCAGTTATTGATTGCTTGTTCTGAGGATCAACCGGATAACGAAATGCGTTGTATTGAGCACCTGCTACAGCGTCAGGTTGATGCCATTATCGTTTCTACCTCGCTACCGCCTGAACATCCGTTCTATCAACGCTGGGCCAATGATTCCTTCCCGATTGTCGCCCTTGACCGGGCGCTCGATCGTGAACACTTTACTAGCGTTGTTGGTGCCGATCAGGACGATGCTGAAATGCTCGGCGCGGAATTACGTAAATTCCCTGCTGAGACGGTACTGTATCTTGGTGCGTTACCGGAGCTATCGGTGAGCTTCCTGCGCGAGCAGGGCTTCCGTACGGCATGGAAAGACGATCCGCGAGAGGTGAATTACCTCTACGCCAACAGCTATGAACGCGAAGCAGCGGCACAGCTATTCGAGAAGTGGCTGGAAACGCATCCGATGCCGCAGGCGCTGTTCACGACATCATTTCCGCTGTTGCAGGGGGTGATGGACGTGACGTTACGTCGGGAAGGGAAGCTGCCTTCTGAACTGGCTATTGCGACTTTTGGCGATAATGAGCTGCTGGATTTCCTCCAGTGTCCGGTGTTAGCCGTTGCTCAGCGCCATCGTGATGTTGCTGAACGCGTACTGGAGATTGTGCTCGCTAGCCTTGATGAACCGCGCAAACCAAAGCCGGGCTTGAGTCGCATCCGGCGCAATCTGTATCGTCGTGGTAGTTTGAACCGTCGTTAA
- the leuA gene encoding 2-isopropylmalate synthase — MSQQVIIFDTTLRDGEQALQASLSVKEKLQIALALERMGVDVMEVGFPVSSPGDFESVQTIARNIKNSRVCALARCVEKDIDVAAESLKVAEAFRIHTFIATSPMHIATKLRSTLDEVIERAVYMVKRARNYTDDVEFSCEDAGRTPIADLARVVEAAINAGATTINIPDTVGYTMPFEFANIITGLYEHVPNIDKAIISVHTHDDLGIAVGNAIAAVHAGARQVEGAMNGIGERAGNCSLEEVIMAIKVRKDIMDVHTRINHNEIWRTSQTVSQICNMPIPANKAIVGTGAFAHSSGIHQDGVLKNRENYEIMTPESIGLNQVQLNLTSRSGRAAVKHRMEEMGYKESDYNMDHLYDAFLKLADKKGQVFDYDLEALAFINKQQEEPEHFRLDYFSVQSGSSDIATASVKLACGEETKAEAANGNGPVDAIYQAINRITGYEVELVKYDLNAKGQGKDALGQVDIVATYNGRRFHGVGLATDIVESSAKAMVHVLNNIWRAAEVEKELQRKAQNKENNKETV, encoded by the coding sequence ATGAGCCAGCAAGTCATTATTTTCGATACAACCTTACGTGACGGCGAACAAGCCTTACAGGCCAGCCTGAGTGTGAAAGAGAAGCTGCAAATTGCTCTGGCCCTGGAGCGTATGGGCGTTGATGTGATGGAAGTCGGTTTTCCGGTCTCTTCTCCGGGCGACTTTGAGTCCGTACAAACCATCGCTCGCAACATTAAGAACAGTCGCGTTTGTGCGCTGGCCCGCTGTGTTGAAAAAGATATTGATGTAGCGGCAGAATCTTTAAAAGTGGCAGAGGCGTTTCGCATTCATACCTTTATCGCCACCTCACCGATGCATATCGCCACCAAACTGCGCAGCACCCTGGACGAAGTGATTGAGCGCGCGGTGTATATGGTGAAGCGCGCACGTAATTATACTGACGACGTTGAGTTTTCCTGTGAAGATGCTGGCCGTACGCCGATTGCCGATCTGGCGCGTGTCGTCGAAGCAGCCATTAACGCTGGCGCCACCACCATCAACATCCCGGACACCGTCGGCTACACCATGCCGTTCGAATTCGCCAATATTATTACCGGCCTGTACGAACACGTTCCGAATATCGATAAAGCGATTATCTCCGTCCACACTCATGACGATTTAGGCATTGCGGTCGGTAACGCCATCGCTGCGGTTCACGCCGGCGCTCGTCAGGTTGAAGGCGCAATGAACGGCATCGGCGAGCGCGCAGGTAACTGCTCGCTGGAAGAAGTGATCATGGCTATCAAAGTGCGCAAAGACATCATGGATGTGCACACCCGCATTAATCACAACGAAATCTGGCGCACCAGCCAGACCGTTAGCCAGATTTGCAATATGCCGATCCCGGCGAACAAAGCCATCGTCGGTACCGGAGCCTTCGCTCACTCCTCTGGTATTCACCAGGATGGTGTGCTGAAGAATCGCGAAAACTACGAAATCATGACGCCGGAATCTATTGGCCTGAACCAGGTTCAGTTGAACCTGACTTCTCGTTCAGGCCGTGCCGCGGTGAAACACCGTATGGAAGAGATGGGCTATAAAGAAAGCGACTACAACATGGATCATCTGTATGACGCTTTCCTGAAGCTGGCGGATAAAAAGGGCCAGGTGTTTGATTATGATCTGGAAGCTTTAGCCTTCATTAACAAGCAGCAAGAAGAGCCAGAACATTTCCGCCTGGACTACTTCAGCGTCCAGTCCGGTTCCAGCGATATCGCGACCGCGTCTGTGAAGCTGGCCTGTGGTGAAGAAACGAAAGCTGAAGCCGCCAACGGCAATGGCCCAGTAGATGCCATTTATCAAGCGATTAACCGTATCACCGGCTATGAGGTTGAGTTGGTTAAATACGACCTGAACGCCAAGGGTCAGGGCAAAGATGCGCTGGGTCAGGTGGATATCGTGGCAACCTACAACGGACGTCGCTTCCACGGCGTGGGTCTGGCAACGGATATCGTGGAATCATCCGCGAAAGCCATGGTTCACGTCCTGAACAACATCTGGCGCGCCGCCGAAGTCGAGAAAGAATTGCAACGCAAAGCTCAGAATAAAGAGAACAATAAGGAAACCGTGTAA
- the ilvN gene encoding acetolactate synthase small subunit has product MRRILSVLLENESGALSRVIGLFSQRGYNIESLTVAPTDDPTLSRMTIQTVGDEKAIEQIEKQLHKLVDVLRVTELGQGAHVEREIMLVKVQASGYGRDEVKRNTEIFRGQIIDVTPSIYTVQLAGTSDKLDAFLASLRDVARIVEVARSGVVGLSRGDKIMR; this is encoded by the coding sequence ATGCGCCGGATATTATCAGTATTGCTGGAGAATGAATCGGGTGCATTATCCCGCGTGATCGGTCTCTTTTCGCAGCGTGGCTATAATATTGAAAGCCTGACGGTAGCTCCGACGGACGATCCGACGCTGTCCAGGATGACGATTCAAACCGTTGGCGATGAGAAAGCGATAGAGCAAATAGAAAAGCAATTACATAAGCTGGTGGACGTTTTACGCGTTACTGAGCTTGGGCAGGGCGCGCATGTTGAGCGAGAAATTATGCTGGTGAAAGTCCAGGCCAGCGGTTATGGGCGCGATGAGGTCAAGCGCAACACGGAGATTTTCCGTGGGCAAATTATTGATGTGACGCCGTCTATTTATACCGTTCAACTGGCGGGCACTAGCGACAAGCTGGATGCGTTCCTGGCTTCACTGCGCGATGTTGCGCGAATTGTGGAAGTGGCTCGCTCCGGTGTAGTCGGATTGTCGCGCGGCGACAAAATCATGCGTTGA